A single region of the Nocardioides aurantiacus genome encodes:
- a CDS encoding CE1759 family FMN reductase — translation MSDPIPFRRTSPGAPGGVGRAVDVRRVVVVSAGLSDPSSTKLLADLLAEATTRVATERGAVVEVQHVELRALAHGLTDALLTGFASGEVAAAQAQVAAADAVVAVTPVFSASYSGLFKTFFDVLERGTLDGVPVLVAATAGTARHSLVLDHALRPLFSYLHAVVLPTGVFAASEDWAGGGADSALRTRIDRAAGELVDRLAGTRAPAERLDQFDRDVAAMGSFEDLLGG, via the coding sequence ATGAGCGACCCGATCCCGTTCCGTCGGACCTCGCCGGGTGCGCCCGGCGGGGTCGGCCGGGCGGTCGACGTACGCCGGGTCGTGGTCGTCTCGGCCGGGCTGTCCGACCCCTCCTCGACCAAGCTGCTCGCCGACCTGCTCGCCGAGGCGACCACCCGGGTCGCCACCGAGCGGGGCGCCGTCGTCGAGGTCCAGCACGTCGAGCTGCGGGCCCTGGCCCACGGCCTCACCGACGCGCTGCTGACCGGCTTCGCCAGCGGCGAGGTCGCGGCGGCGCAGGCCCAGGTCGCGGCGGCCGACGCCGTCGTGGCGGTGACGCCGGTGTTCAGCGCGTCCTACAGCGGCCTGTTCAAGACCTTCTTCGACGTCCTGGAGCGGGGCACCCTGGACGGGGTGCCGGTCCTGGTCGCGGCCACGGCGGGCACGGCCCGCCACAGCCTCGTGCTCGACCACGCGCTGCGGCCGCTGTTCTCCTACCTGCACGCGGTGGTGCTGCCCACGGGTGTCTTCGCGGCGAGCGAGGACTGGGCCGGCGGTGGCGCCGACAGCGCCCTGCGGACCCGCATCGACCGTGCGGCCGGAGAGCTCGTCGACCGGCTCGCCGGCACCCGGGCACCGGCCGAGCGGCTCGACCAGTTCGACCGCGACGTCGCCGCGATGGGCTCGTTCGAGGACCTGCTCGGCGGCTGA
- the treZ gene encoding malto-oligosyltrehalose trehalohydrolase, giving the protein MVRDRFDVWAPDARRVRLSVVVDGAEQVLAMRQGDDGWWTPEAAPTATVVDYGYLVDDAETPKPDPRSRWQPEGVHARSRTFDAAAFAWTDQAWTGRQLAGSVVYELHLGTFTPEGTLDAAIEHLPHLVDLGVDLVELLPVNAVNGTHNWGYDGVLWYAVHEPYGGPAAYQRFVDACHAHGLGVVQDVVYNHLGPSGNYLPVFGPYLHATGQNSWGSSLNLDGEGSAEVRRYVIDNARMWLEDLHVDALRLDAVHALADTSITHLLEELATEVDALSAHLRRPLTLIAESDLNDTRMVTPREAGGRGIHAQWSDDFHHAVHVALTGETSGYYGDFAPLSALAKVCERGFLHDGTWSSFRGARHGRPVDTAAMPTWRLVVANQNHDQIGNRAVGDRLAATLDDDQLVCAALLTLAGPFTPMLFQGEEWAASTPFQFFTSHPEPELAEAVRTGRRAEFASHGWGEQEVPDPQDPATYERSRLDWSELAGGRHAVVLEAYRELGRLRREVPALTDPSFGSVACTADEESRVFTLRRGDTLMVVNFGSSPTSVALDGPAEQLFATPSGVTVHPDRVDVPAHGGVLLRVA; this is encoded by the coding sequence ATGGTGCGTGACCGCTTCGACGTGTGGGCGCCCGACGCCCGGCGGGTGCGGCTCTCCGTCGTGGTCGACGGGGCCGAGCAGGTGCTGGCCATGCGGCAGGGCGACGACGGCTGGTGGACGCCCGAGGCGGCGCCCACCGCGACGGTCGTCGACTACGGCTACCTCGTCGACGACGCCGAGACGCCCAAGCCGGACCCGCGCTCGCGCTGGCAGCCCGAGGGCGTGCACGCCCGCTCGCGCACCTTCGACGCCGCCGCCTTCGCGTGGACCGACCAGGCGTGGACCGGCCGTCAGCTCGCCGGGTCGGTCGTCTACGAGCTCCACCTCGGCACCTTCACCCCCGAGGGCACCCTCGACGCAGCGATCGAGCACCTCCCGCACCTCGTCGACCTCGGCGTCGACCTGGTCGAGCTGCTGCCCGTCAACGCGGTCAACGGCACCCACAACTGGGGCTACGACGGCGTCCTCTGGTACGCCGTCCACGAGCCCTACGGCGGGCCCGCGGCCTACCAGCGCTTCGTCGACGCCTGCCACGCCCACGGCCTCGGCGTGGTCCAGGACGTCGTCTACAACCACCTCGGTCCGTCGGGGAACTACCTGCCCGTCTTCGGGCCCTACCTGCACGCCACCGGGCAGAACAGCTGGGGCTCCTCGCTCAACCTCGACGGCGAGGGCTCGGCCGAGGTGCGCCGCTACGTGATCGACAACGCGCGGATGTGGCTCGAGGACCTCCACGTCGACGCGCTCCGGCTCGACGCCGTGCACGCGCTGGCCGACACCTCGATCACCCACCTGCTCGAGGAGCTCGCGACCGAGGTCGACGCGTTGTCGGCCCACCTGCGCCGCCCGCTGACGCTGATCGCCGAGAGCGACCTCAACGACACCCGGATGGTCACCCCGCGCGAGGCCGGCGGGCGTGGCATCCACGCCCAGTGGAGCGACGACTTCCACCACGCGGTGCACGTGGCGCTGACCGGGGAGACGAGCGGCTACTACGGCGACTTCGCCCCGCTGTCGGCGCTGGCCAAGGTGTGCGAGCGCGGCTTCCTGCACGACGGCACCTGGTCGAGCTTCCGCGGCGCCCGCCACGGCCGCCCCGTCGACACCGCCGCGATGCCGACCTGGCGCCTCGTCGTGGCCAACCAGAACCACGACCAGATCGGCAACCGCGCCGTCGGCGACCGGCTCGCGGCCACCCTCGACGACGACCAGTTGGTCTGCGCGGCGCTGCTGACGCTCGCCGGCCCGTTCACGCCGATGCTCTTCCAGGGCGAGGAGTGGGCGGCCTCGACGCCGTTTCAGTTCTTCACCTCCCACCCCGAGCCCGAGCTCGCCGAGGCGGTCCGCACCGGTCGCCGGGCGGAGTTCGCCAGCCACGGCTGGGGCGAGCAGGAGGTGCCCGACCCGCAGGACCCGGCGACCTACGAACGCTCCCGGCTCGACTGGTCCGAGCTCGCCGGCGGTCGGCACGCGGTCGTGCTGGAGGCCTACCGCGAGCTCGGCCGACTGCGCCGCGAGGTCCCGGCCCTGACCGACCCCTCCTTCGGGTCGGTCGCGTGCACGGCCGACGAGGAGTCGCGGGTCTTCACGCTGCGCCGCGGCGACACCCTCATGGTCGTCAACTTCGGCTCGTCCCCGACCTCCGTCGCCCTCGACGGCCCCGCCGAGCAGCTCTTCGCCACCCCCTCCGGCGTCACGGTGCACCCCGACCGGGTCGACGTCCCCGCTCACGGTGGGGTGCTGCTCCGGGTCGCGTGA
- the betC gene encoding choline-sulfatase → MKPPAERPNILVVMFDQVPPDALGCYGNAAARTPTIDRLAREGVVFDAAYSNSPLCTPARYCMMTGQLPSATRGYDNAAYLATTVPTFAHLARSAGYRTVLDGKMHFVGPDQLHGFEERRTTDIYPADFGWTPDWLQPDERVDWWMHNMDAVTQAGVAEVTNQLLFDDEVGHQGVRALQELARDDDERPWMLVVSFTHPHDPYVTRSQYWDRFEGVDIPLPRIREGEVPLDPHTARLRHVSAMDEVEITERDVRRARRAYYGNVSYLDDWTARLLSTMKGLGVDDDTVVMVVADHGDMLGERGLWYKMNFFEGAARIPLVIHSPSRFAPKRVAAPVSLVDVLPTLTELVGEGVPTLVDPMPGHSLLGLCRDPGAPDERPDVEPVPREVVGEYMGEGAIAPIVMIRRGTWKFVHSPVDPDQLYDLADDPDERVNLAEDPAYAARVRQLRTEVAARWDLDRLNADVLADQARRRLIWHALRQGTVTPWEYDPPYDGRQLYMRNHLDLNEVERSARFPRPTEVPDRFLDPDVVEPQRPA, encoded by the coding sequence GTGAAGCCTCCCGCGGAGCGACCCAACATCCTGGTCGTGATGTTCGACCAGGTCCCCCCCGACGCCCTCGGGTGCTACGGCAACGCGGCCGCGCGGACGCCCACCATCGACCGGCTCGCGCGCGAGGGCGTGGTCTTCGACGCGGCGTACTCCAACAGCCCGCTGTGCACCCCCGCGCGCTACTGCATGATGACCGGCCAGCTGCCCTCGGCGACCCGCGGCTACGACAACGCGGCCTACCTCGCGACCACCGTGCCGACCTTCGCCCACCTCGCGCGCTCGGCGGGCTACCGCACCGTGCTCGACGGCAAGATGCACTTCGTCGGCCCCGACCAGCTGCACGGGTTCGAGGAGCGGCGCACCACCGACATCTACCCCGCCGACTTCGGCTGGACCCCCGACTGGCTCCAGCCCGACGAGCGCGTCGACTGGTGGATGCACAACATGGACGCCGTCACCCAGGCCGGCGTCGCCGAGGTCACCAACCAGCTGCTCTTCGACGACGAGGTCGGCCACCAGGGCGTGCGGGCGCTGCAGGAGCTGGCCCGTGACGACGACGAGCGGCCCTGGATGCTGGTGGTCTCCTTCACCCACCCCCACGACCCCTACGTCACCCGCTCGCAGTACTGGGACCGGTTCGAGGGCGTCGACATCCCGCTGCCCCGCATCCGCGAGGGCGAGGTGCCGCTCGACCCGCACACCGCCCGGCTGCGTCACGTGAGCGCGATGGACGAGGTCGAGATCACCGAGCGCGACGTACGCCGGGCCCGGCGGGCCTACTACGGCAACGTGTCCTACCTCGACGACTGGACCGCCCGGCTGCTCTCGACCATGAAGGGCCTCGGGGTCGACGACGACACCGTGGTGATGGTCGTGGCCGACCACGGCGACATGCTCGGCGAGCGCGGGCTCTGGTACAAGATGAACTTCTTCGAGGGCGCGGCCCGGATCCCCCTGGTGATCCACAGCCCCTCCCGGTTCGCGCCCAAGCGGGTGGCCGCGCCCGTCTCGCTCGTCGACGTGCTGCCCACGCTGACCGAGCTGGTCGGCGAGGGCGTGCCGACGCTGGTCGACCCGATGCCCGGCCACTCGCTGCTCGGCCTGTGCCGCGACCCCGGCGCCCCGGACGAGCGGCCCGACGTCGAGCCGGTGCCGCGCGAGGTGGTCGGCGAGTACATGGGCGAGGGCGCGATCGCGCCGATCGTGATGATCCGGCGCGGCACCTGGAAGTTCGTGCACTCGCCGGTCGACCCCGACCAGCTCTACGACCTCGCCGACGACCCCGACGAGCGGGTCAACCTGGCCGAGGACCCGGCGTACGCCGCCCGCGTGCGCCAGCTGCGCACCGAGGTCGCGGCCCGATGGGACCTCGACCGGCTCAACGCCGACGTGCTCGCCGACCAGGCCCGGCGGCGGCTGATCTGGCACGCGCTGCGCCAGGGCACGGTGACGCCGTGGGAGTACGACCCGCCGTACGACGGCCGGCAGCTCTACATGCGCAACCACCTCGACCTCAACGAGGTGGAGCGCAGTGCGCGCTTCCCGCGACCGACCGAGGTGCCCGACCGGTTCCTCGACCCCGACGTCGTGGAGCCCCAGCGCCCGGCCTGA
- a CDS encoding CE1758 family FMN-dependent luciferase-like monooxygenase — MEFGIFTVGDVTTDPTTGRTPTEHERIKATVEIARKAEEVGLDVVAVGQHHNPPFVASSPTTTMAYIGAQTERIKLSTSTTLITTTDPVRIAEDYATLQHLLDGRMDLMLGRGNTGPVYPWFGKDIREGIPLAIENYALLHRLWREENVDWQGRFRTPLQGFTATPRPLDGEAPFVWHGSIRSPEIAEQAAYYGDGFFSNHIFWPASHTARMVEFYRQRFEHHGHGRAEDAVVGLGGQVYLGRTHEQAVNEFRPYFDNAPVYGHGPSLEDFTRQTPLTVGTPAEVVERTLSFREYAGDYQRQLFLIDHAGVPLSTVLHQLDLLGEVVASLRNELGLAAVPTQTPAASASGSAA, encoded by the coding sequence ATGGAGTTCGGCATCTTCACCGTCGGCGACGTCACCACCGACCCCACGACGGGCCGGACCCCGACCGAGCACGAGCGGATCAAGGCCACCGTCGAGATCGCCCGCAAGGCCGAGGAGGTCGGGCTCGACGTCGTCGCGGTCGGCCAGCACCACAACCCGCCCTTCGTCGCGAGCTCGCCCACGACGACCATGGCCTACATCGGGGCGCAGACCGAGCGGATCAAGCTCTCGACCAGCACCACGCTGATCACCACCACCGACCCGGTGCGCATCGCCGAGGACTACGCCACGCTGCAGCACCTGCTCGACGGCCGGATGGACCTCATGCTCGGCCGCGGCAACACCGGCCCGGTCTACCCCTGGTTCGGCAAGGACATCCGCGAGGGCATCCCGCTGGCGATCGAGAACTACGCGCTGCTCCACCGCCTGTGGCGCGAGGAGAACGTCGACTGGCAGGGCAGGTTCCGCACGCCGCTGCAGGGCTTCACCGCGACGCCGCGGCCGCTCGACGGCGAGGCGCCGTTCGTCTGGCACGGCTCGATCCGCAGCCCCGAGATCGCCGAGCAGGCGGCCTACTACGGCGACGGGTTCTTCTCCAACCACATCTTCTGGCCCGCCTCGCACACCGCGCGGATGGTCGAGTTCTACCGCCAGCGCTTCGAGCACCACGGCCACGGCCGCGCCGAGGACGCCGTCGTCGGGCTCGGTGGCCAGGTCTACCTCGGCCGCACCCACGAGCAGGCCGTGAACGAGTTCCGGCCCTACTTCGACAACGCGCCCGTCTACGGCCACGGTCCCTCGCTCGAGGACTTCACCCGGCAGACCCCGCTGACCGTCGGCACCCCGGCCGAGGTCGTCGAGCGCACCCTGTCGTTCCGGGAGTACGCCGGCGACTACCAGCGCCAGCTCTTCCTGATCGACCACGCCGGGGTGCCGCTGAGCACGGTCCTGCACCAGCTCGACCTGCTCGGCGAGGTCGTGGCCTCGCTGCGCAACGAGCTCGGCCTGGCCGCCGTCCCGACGCAGACCCCGGCCGCCTCGGCCTCGGGGAGCGCGGCATGA